Proteins encoded together in one Quercus lobata isolate SW786 chromosome 3, ValleyOak3.0 Primary Assembly, whole genome shotgun sequence window:
- the LOC115979725 gene encoding F-box protein PP2-B15-like — MGGLIDMLPGDCVSKILSFTSPTDAYRSSMVSSMFHSAAESDVVWEMFYYKDVVSRLIAPLTFTTKKELFVCLCNLALIDGGRKSFKLEKLSGKISYMLSARELSITWGNDPMQWSWKSIPQSRFSEVAKLRTTSWLEIRGKINTQILSSNTRYGAYLIMKISNRAYGLDSIPSEVSIEVGNKVCNGMAYLRHEDGMQQQMEYMFYRNRIEVLRKRVIEGTQRTLNEREDGWLEIELGEFFSGEANEEVKMSLMEVKGYQLKGGLVIEGIEVRPRH, encoded by the exons ATGGGAGGATTAATTGACATGTTGCCAGGAGATTGTGTATCCAAAATTCTATCTTTCACCTCTCCAACAGACGCATACAGATCTTCAATGGTGTCATCCATGTTTCATTCTGCAGCGGAGTCCGATGTTGTTTGGGAGATGTTCTATTATAAGGATGTTGTGTCAAGGCTGATCGCTCCTTTGACATTTACTACGAAGAAGGAGCTTTTTGTCTGTCTTTGCAATCTTGCTCTCATAGATGGTGGTAGAAAG AGCTTCAAGTTAGAGAAATTATCTGGCAAAATATCATATATGCTGTCAGCAAGAGAACTTTCCATAACATGGGGCAATGATCCAATGCAATGGAGCTGGAAATCAATACCTCAATCAAG GTTCTCAGAAGTTGCTAAGCTTAGAACAACAAGTTGGTTAGAAATTCGTGGCAAAATCAATACTcaaattttatcatcaaacacAAGATATGGTGCTTATCTTATAATGAAAATTTCTAATCGTGCATATGGGCTCGATTCAATACCGTCTGAAGTGTCAATTGAGGTGGGCAACAAAGTATGTAATGGCATGGCTTATCTACGTCATGAAGATGGAATGCAGCAACAAATGGAGTACATGTTTTATAGGAACCGCATAGAAGtgttgagaaagagagtgatAGAGGGCACTCAACGAACCTTAAATGAAAGAGAGGATGGGTGGTTGGAAATTGAGTTGGGAGAATTTTTTAGTGGTGAAGCTAACGAAGAGGTGAAGATGAGTTTGATGGAGGTTAAGGGTTATCAATTAAAAGGAGGACTCGTCATTGAAGGAATTGAAGTAAGGCCTAGACATTAA